Proteins from one Cicer arietinum cultivar CDC Frontier isolate Library 1 chromosome 3, Cicar.CDCFrontier_v2.0, whole genome shotgun sequence genomic window:
- the LOC101488282 gene encoding aluminum-activated malate transporter 8, with protein MDIESTNQVNKVGVLSRFGGFLKALPRNLKSKFINVTNNVKKIGQDDPRRVIHSLKVGVALTIVSLFYYSRPLYNGFGVAGMWAVLTVVVVFEFTVGATLSKSLNRGCATLLAGALGVGGHHLATAVGERGEAIVLGILVFILAAVSTFIRFFPKIKARYDYGVVIFILTFCLVTVSGYRVEELFDLAHQRLSTIIIGAATCMLISIFVCPVWAGQELHNLVASNIQKLANYLEGFEGKYFHSLEDKEESKSLLEGYKNVLNSKASEESMANFARWEPGHGGFSLRHPWKQYLKIGTLARECAYKIETLNTYLNPKIQASLEFKCKIQEPCTKMSSESHKALKAISTSMKKMTQPSTAKIHIENSKYAIEELKVALEVISLEDVELLTIIPVATVAAILEEITISVEKIYESVSELSHLAHFKSVEPNVSPEKPPLLHRGIIKPVVDIDNSSHVEITIQDICTDSPEKATKETGEILRTM; from the exons ATGGATATTGAATCAACAAACCAAGTAAACAAGGTGGGAGTTTTATCTCGTTTTGGTGGCTTCCTCAAGGCTTTGCCTAGGAATTTGAAGTCCAAATTTATCAATGTAACAAATAATGTAAAGAAGATTGGACAAGATGACCCTAGAAGAGTAATTCATTCATTGAAAGTAGGAGTTGCTCTCACAATTGTGtcattgttttattattcaaGGCCTCTTTATAATGGCTTTGGAGTTGCTGGAATGTGGGCAGTTCTTACTGTCGTAGTAGTATTTGAATTCACCGTAG GTGCAACCCTTAGCAAAAGTTTAAATAGAGGGTGTGCTACATTATTAGCCGGTGCTTTAGGGGTTGGAGGGCATCACTTAGCCACTGCTGTTGGAGAAAGAGGAGAAGCTATTGTCCTTGGGATCCTTGTCTTCATTCTAG CTGCAGTGTCaacatttataagattttttcCAAAGATCAAGGCAAGATATGACTATGGAGTGGTGATATTTATACTAACATTCTGTTTGGTTACTGTTTCGGGGTACAGAGTGGAAGAACTTTTTGATCTTGCACATCAGAGACTGTCAACAATTATAATAGGAGCAGCAACTTGCATGCTCATTTCCATATTTGTTTGTCCTGTTTGGGCAGGTCAAGAACTCCATAACTTGGTTGCTTCCAACATTCAAAAACTAGCAAATTACCTTGaag gATTTGAAGGTAAATATTTTCACTCATTAGAGGACAAAGAAGAATCTAAGTCACTTCTTGAAGGATATAAAAATGTTCTCAATTCGAAAGCAAGTGAAGAATCTATG GCAAATTTTGCAAGGTGGGAACCAGGACATGGTGGTTTTAGCCTTAGACATCCTTGGAAGCAATACTTGAAAATTGGAACACTTGCCCGTGAATGTGCTTACAAGATTGAAACTCTCAACACTTACCTTAACCCTAAAATCCAA GCTTCATTGGAATTCAAGTGCAAAATTCAAGAACCATGCACAAAGATGAGTTCAGAATCACACAAAGCATTAAAGGCAATATCAAcatcaatgaaaaaaatgacacaaccaTCAACAGCTAAAATCCAcatagaaaattcaaaatatgcAATTGAAGAACTCAAAGTTGCACTTGAAGTCATTTCCTTAGAGGATGTAGAACTCTTAACTATAATCCCAGTTGCCACAGTTGCTGCAATCCTTGAAGAAATCACTATCTCAGTGGAAAAAATTTATGAATCTGTTTCTGAACTTTCTCATTTAGCACATTTCAAGAGTGTAGAACCTAATGTTTCACCAGAAAAACCACCCTTGCTTCATAGAGGAATCATAAAACCTGTTGTTGACATTGATAACTCCTCACATGTCGAAATCACCATTCAAGATATATGTACAGACTCACCCGAAAAAGCTACAAAAGAAACTGGCGAAATCCTTCGAACGATGTAA
- the LOC101502949 gene encoding digalactosyldiacylglycerol synthase 1, chloroplastic, whose protein sequence is MATQHQPSNAFSFLSKGWREVRDSADADLRLMKDRANSFKNLATSFDRELENFFNSAAPAFSVPAMRSPPPAEIEFVKKLQPKFSEFRRAYSSPDFSKKVLEKWRPRAKIRIDLSAIKNAIVSEEVGVDGIVDFERGVKGRRLNFWEGLKGEGESETRDWEPIRALKTRIKEFEKRSSSVEIFDGFKNSEFLEKLKSSLKSICKEPQESKEVPPLDVPELLAYFVKQSGPFLDQLGVSRDICDKIVESLYSKRKNQFLLQSLSEEESSLHGNGNINDELDLRIASVLQSTGHRSAKQDLSNNERHVAIVTTASLPWLTGTAVNPLFRAAYLSQTKKQKVTLLVPWLCESDQELVYPSNLTFNSPEEQEGYIRNWLEERIGFKADFKISFYPGKFSKERRSIIPAGDTSQFIPSRDADIAILEEPEHLNWYHHGKRWTDKFNHVVGIVHTNYLEYIKREKNGALQAFLVKHINSWVTRAYCNKVLRLSAATQDLPRSVICNVHGVNPKFLKIGEMIAAERELGQEAFTKGAYFLGKMVWAKGYKELIDLLAKHKADLDGFKLDVFGNGEDAHEVQSAARRLDLNLNFHKGRDHTDDSLHRYKVFINPSISDVLCTATAEALAMGKFVVCADHPSNEFFTSFPNCLTFKTPEDFVAKVKEALANEPYPLTPEQRYQLSWEAATQRFMEYSELDQILNKEKDGAKSSTDKRKLIGKSVSLPNLTELADGGLAFAHYCLTGNEFLRLCTGATPGTREYDKQHCKDLHLLPPQVENPIYGW, encoded by the exons ATGGCCACACAGCATCAACCTTCAAAcgctttttccttcctttccaaGGGTTGGAGAGAGGTTCGTGACTCAGCAGATGCGGATCTACGGTTAATGAAGGACCGAGCCAACTCGTTCAAAAACCTAGCCACCTCGTTCGACCGCGAACTTGAGAATTTCTTCAATTCAGCGGCTCCGGCGTTTTCCGTTCCGGCGATGCGTTCTCCACCGCCAGCGGAGATCGAATTCGTGAAGAAATTGCAGCCGAAATTTTCGGAGTTTCGGCGCGCGTATTCGTCGCCGGATTTCAGCAAGAAGGTTCTGGAAAAGTGGAGGCCTAGGGCGAAGATTCGAATTGATTTGTCGGCTATCAAGAACGCAATTGTGTCGGAGGAAGTTGGTGTGGACGGGATTGTGGATTTTGAGAGAGGTGTAAAGGGAAGGAGGTTGAATTTTTGGGAAGGATTGAAAGGTGAGGGTGAAAGTGAAACTAGGGATTGGGAACCAATTCGAGCGTTGAAAACAAGAATTAAAGAATTTGAGAAGCGTAGTTCCTCTGTTGAAATTTTTGATGGATTCAAGAACAGTGAATTTCTTGAGAAACTTAAGTCAAGCTTG AAATCAATTTGCAAGGAACCCCAAGAATCAAAG GAAGTGCCTCCATTGGATGTACCTGAACTCCTGGCCTACTTTGTTAAACAGTCTGGGCCATTTTTGGACCAACTTGGAGTCAGCAGAG ATATATGCGACAAGATAGTTGAAAGCTTGTATAGCAAACGCAAGAACCAATTTCTACTGCAGTCTCTTTCCGAGGAAGAATCTTCTTTACATGGGAATGGAAACATAAATGATGAATTGGATTTGCGAATAGCTAGTGTCCTTCAGAGCACAGGGCATCGATCTGCAAAGCAGGACTTGTCTAACAATGAAAGACATGTTGCAATAGTCACAACCGCTAGTCTTCCTTGGTTGACGGGAACAGCTGTAAACCCACTATTTCGAGCAGCATATTTATCACAAACTAAAAAGCAGAAAGTCACTCTGCTGGTTCCATGGCTTTGTGAATCGGATCAGGAACTAGTTTATCCCAGCAACCTTACTTTTAATTCACCAGAAGAGCAGGAAGGTTATATACGTAACTGGCTTGAGGAAAGGATTGGTTTTAAGGCAGAtttcaaaatttctttttatcCTGGGAAG TTTTCAAAGGAAAGACGTAGTATAATACCCGCTGGAGATACTTCTCAATTTATACCATCCAGGGATGCTGACATTGCTATCCTTGAAGAACCAGAACATTTGAATTGGTATCATCATGGAAAACGTTGGACGGATAAATTCAACCATGTTGTTGGCATTGTCCACACAAATTACTTAGAATACATCAAGAGGGAGAAAAATGGGGCACTCCAAGCATTCCTTGTGAAACACATCAACAGCTGGGTTACAAGAGCCTACTGTAACAAG GTTCTTCGTCTCTCGGCTGCTACGCAGGATTTACCCAGGTCTGTAATTTGCAACGTTCATGGTGTGAATCCGAAGTTCTTAAAAATTGGAGAAATGATTGCTGCAGAAAGGGAGCTAGGACAGGAGGCTTTCACAAAAGGGGCGTATTTCTTGGGAAAGATGGTATGGGCAAAGGGATATAAGGAGTTGATAGATTTATTAGCGAAGCATAAGGCTGACCTTGATGGCTTCAAGTTAGATGTATTTGGAAATGGAGAGGATGCTCATGAAGTTCAAAGTGCAGCAAGAAGGTTGGATTTGAATCTCAACTTTCATAAAGGAAGGGATCACACAGATGATTCTCTTCACAG GTACAAAGTATTCATAAATCCTAGCATCAGTGATGTGCTATGCACTGCCACGGCTGAGGCACTTGCCATGGGAAAATTTGTAGTTTGTGCTGATCATCCATCAAATGAGTTCTTCACGTCATTTCCCAACTGTTTAACTTTCAAAACACCTGAAGACTTTGTAGCAAAAGTAAAAGAAGCATTAGCAAATGAACCTTATCCTCTCACACCTGAACAAAGATATCAACTTTCTTGGGAAGCTGCGACTCAACGATTTATGGAATATTCCGAGCTTGACCAAATCCTGAACAAGGAAAAGGATGGTGCAAAATCAAGTACTGATAAGAGAAAGCTCATTGGCAAGTCAGTATCACTGCCTAATCTGACAGAATTAGCTGATGGAGGCTTAGCATTTGCTCACTACTGTCTCACTGGGAACGAGTTCCTGAGATTATGTACGGGAGCTACACCTGGGACACGTGAATATGACAAGCAGCACTGTAAAGACCTTCATCTCTTGCCCCCACAGGTGGAAAATCCTATCTATGGCTGGTAA
- the LOC101502630 gene encoding receptor protein kinase TMK1-like: MNHTTTLLLLIFLLPLSLVHTITDPNDLKILTQFKNNLQNPQLLQWPKLNNDPCGPPSWKFIFCDGNRVTQIQTKNLNLIGTLPPNLNQLTQLTNLGFQNNKLNGPLPSLKGLSNLKYAFFDNNEFDSIPFDFFQGLSSLETLALDNNYLNVTTNGWNFPSSLQDSPQLTTLSCMSCNLAGNLPDFLGKMNSLSFLKLSGNSFTGEIPLSLNGSGLQVLWLNNQKGELLSGSIDVVVTMVSLTSLWLHGNRFSGSIPENIGDLVSLKDLNLNGNELVGLIPDSLGDMELDKLDLNNNQFMGPIPNFKALNVSYSNNDFCVNKTGVPCSFEVMALLGFLGGLNYPSNLVDSWSGNDPCEGPWLGIKCNGDGKVSMINLPHFNLSGTLSPSVANLGSLVEIRLGGNNLNGVVPSNWTGLMNLKLLDLSDNNISPPLPVFSNGLKPMVDGNSLLNGGTEGPSSGKTSPSGRTGTGGDTQGHSNSSSSTDSVGAKKSTRKGLVLIVAPIAGVAAAAFLLIPLYAYCFRRTKDGFQAPSSLVIHPRDPSDSDSTIKIAIANNTNGSVSTLTGSGTGSRNSSAVGDSHVIEAGNLVISVQVLRNVTKNFAPENELGRGGFGVVYKGELDDGTKIAVKRMEAGVISTKALDEFQAEIAVLSKVRHRHLVALLGYSIEGNERILVYEYMPQGALSRHLFHWKSFELEPLSWKRRLNIALDVARGMEYLHTLGHQSFIHRDLKSSNILLADDFRAKVSDFGLVKLAPDGEKKSVVTRLAGTFGYLAPEYAVTGKITTKADVFSFGVVLMELLTGLMALDDNRPEESQYLASWFWHIKSDKKKLMAAIDPALDIKEETFESVCIIAELAGHCTAREPNQRPEMGHAVNVLGPLVEKWKPFDDDTEEYSGIDYSLPLNQMVKGWQEAEGKDTSYMDLEDSKSSIPARPAGFADSFTSADGR, from the exons atGAACCACACAACAACTCTTCTTCTCCTCATCTTCCTCCTCCCACTTTCTCTAGTCCACACAATCACCGACCCAAACGACCTCAAAATCCTCACCCAATTCAAAAACAATCTACAAAACCCCCAACTTCTACAATGGCCAAAACTAAACAACGACCCTTGTGGCCCACCATCTTGGAAATTCATCTTCTGTGACGGTAACAGAGTTACACAGATTCAAACCAAAAACTTAAACCTAATCGGTACTTTACCTCCAAATCTCAACCAACTCACTCAACTCACTAATTTGGGTTTCCAAAATAACAAACTCAACGGTCCATTACCGTCGCTAAAAGGCTTGTCCAACCTTAAATATGCTTTCTTTGACAACAATGAATTCGATTCCATTCCTTTCGATTTCTTCCAAGGGTTGTCGAGTTTAGAGACTCTTGCATTGGATAATAATTATCTTAATGTTACTACTAATGGTTGGAATTTTCCTTCTTCGTTGCAGGATTCACCTCAGTTAACAACACTTTCTTGTATGAGTTGTAATTTGGCTGGTAATTTGCCCGATTTTCTAGGGAAAATGAACTCTCTTTCCTTTTTGAAACTTTCCGGTAACAGTTTCACCGGAGAGATCCCGCTGAGTCTTAACGGTTCTGGTTTGCAGGTTCTTTGGTTGAATAATCAAAAGGGTGAGTTGTTATCTGGGAGTATTGATGTTGTTGTTACTATGGTTTCTCTTACTAGTCTGTGGCTTCATGGAAACCGCTTCTCCGGTTCCATTCCAGAGAATATTGGAGACTTAGTTTCTCTTAAGGATCTTAATCTTAATGGAAATGAACTTGTTGGTCTTATCCCTGATTCTTTAGGTGATATGGAACTGGATAAGCTTGATTTGAATAATAACCAGTTTATGGGTCCGATCCCAAATTTTAAAGCTTTGAATGTTTCTTatagtaataatgatttttgtgTAAACAAAACTGGTGTTCCTTGTTCATTTGAAGTTATGGCTCTTTTGGGGTTTCTTGGTGGGTTGAATTATCCTTCAAATCTAGTTGATTCATGGAGTGGGAATGACCCTTGTGAAGGACCTTGGTTGGGGATAAAATGTAATGGTGATGGTAAAGTTTCTATGATTAATTTGCCTCATTTCAATCTTAGTGGTACTTTAAGTCCTTCTGTTGCAAATTTAGGTTCTTTGGTTGAAATTAGATTGGGAGGTAACAATCTTAATGGTGTTGTACCAAGTAATTGGACTGGTTTGATGAATCTGAAATTGTTGGATCTGAGTGACAATAATATTTCGCCTCCTTTGCCGGTTTTTAGTAACGGGTTGAAACCTATGGTTGATGGGAATTCATTGTTGAATGGTGGCACAGAAGGTCCTTCCTCGGGGAAAACCAGTCCATCAGGTCGAACTGGGACTGGTGGAGATACACAGGGACACTCAAATTCATCGAGTTCAACTGATTCGGTTGGAGCGAAAAAATCTACAAGGAAAGGCTTGGTTTTGATTGTAGCCCCTATTGCTGGTGTGGCGGCTGCTGCATTTCTGTTGATTCCGCTTTATGCATATTGTTTCAGGAGGACAAAGGATGGATTCCAGGCTCCAAGTTCACTTGTGATTCATCCTCGAGATCCATCTGATTCCGATAGTACCATAAAAATAGCTATTGCTAATAATACAAATGGAAGCGTTTCAACTTTGACAGGGAGTGGAACTGGAAGTAGAAACAGCAGTGCAGTTGGCGACTCTCATGTCATTGAAGCTGGGAACCTTGTGATATCGGTTCAAGTTCTAAGAAACGTGACCAAGAATTTCGCTCCCGAGAACGAGCTCGGCCGTGGTGGATTTGGGGTTGTTTATAAGGGAGAGTTGGATGACGGGACTAAGATTGCTGTAAAAAGAATGGAAGCAGGTGTGATTAGCACTAAAGCCTTAGACGAATTCCAGGCCGAAATCGCAGTTCTATCGAAAGTCCGACATCGGCATCTAGTGGCCCTCTTAGGTTATTCTATTGAAGGTAATGAGAGGATTCTAGTGTATGAATATATGCCACAAGGTGCTCTTAGTAGGCATCTTTTCCATTGGAAGAGCTTTGAATTGGAGCCACTCTCATGGAAGAGGAGGCTCAATATTGCATTGGATGTTGCTAGAGGAATGGAGTATCTTCATACTCTTGGTCACCAGAGCTTCATTCACAGAGATCTTAAGTCCTCAAATATCTTGCTTGCTGATGATTTTAGAGCTAAAGTCTCTGATTTCGGATTGGTGAAACTTGCTCCTGATGGCGAAAAAAAATCTGTTGTGACCAGGCTTGCTGGGACCTTTGGATACTTGGCTCCGGAATATGCAG TGACAGGAAAAATCACTACCAAAGCAGATGTTTTCAGTTTCGGGGTTGTGCTAATGGAGCTATTGACAGGATTGATGGCGCTCGATGATAATAGACCCGAGGAAAGCCAATACTTGGCATCATGGTTCTGGCATATAAAATCAGATAAGAAGAAACTAATGGCCGCTATTGATCCAGCTCTTGATATAAAAGAAGAAACTTTCGAGAGCGTCTGCATTATTGCCGAGCTAGCTGGACACTGCACCGCTAGAGAACCAAACCAAAGGCCAGAAATGGGTCATGCTGTAAATGTTCTTGGACCCCTTGTTGAAAAATGGAAACCGTTCGATGACGACACTGAGGAGTATTCCGGTATCGATTATAGCCTTCCTCTTAACCAGATGGTAAAAGGATGGCAAGAGGCCGAAGGAAAGGACACGAGTTATATGGACCTTGAAGACAGTAAAAGTAGTATCCCGGCAAGACCTGCCGGATTTGCAGATTCTTTTACTTCAGCCGATGGCCGATGA